Proteins from a single region of Pyrus communis chromosome 6, drPyrComm1.1, whole genome shotgun sequence:
- the LOC137736171 gene encoding heavy metal-associated isoprenylated plant protein 19: MGKVVSVQFKVSIYCNACKRTVTKMLRKFKGVEKFTTDMKKHKVVVTGKIDPQKVLKKLRKKTGKRVEIVVDKEEQPKDASAEGNLTKPNVCPPFFDCFKESEILFMLSDENPNACCIMW, from the exons ATGGGAAAgg tTGTATCGGTACAATTTAAAGTTTCAATATACTGTAACGCATGCAAAAGAACCGTCACCAAAATGCTTCGCAAATTCAAAG GGGTGGAGAAATTTACAACAGATATGAAGAAACACAAAGTTGTGGTGACTGGGAAAATCGACCCACAAAAGGTGTTGAAGAAACTGAGGAAAAAGACGGGCAAAAGAGTGGAGATTGTGGTTGACAAGGAAGAACAACCAAAAGATGCGTCGGCTGAGGGAAATCTTACAAAACCAAATGTTTGTCCACCATTTTTTGATTGCTTTAAAGAGAGTGAAATTCTTTTTATGCTCAGTGATGAGAACCCAAATGCTTGTTGCATTATGTGGTAG
- the LOC137735891 gene encoding peroxidase 24-like: MKPSINVVLVSLLLLIDVISVCHGGGGGRDGGLSPVFYDKSCPQIERIVRNITWSMVAENSTMAPKLLRMHYHDCFVRGCDASLLLDSISGNPAEKEAIQNSNIRGYEVIDEIKTRLEEKCPGIVSCADILALVARDAVSYQFGRPMWQVLTGRKDGKVSLSSEASINLPSAGANFTTLYQQFIGLGLNIIDLVALSGAHTIGVAHCAVFQRRLNVTGKGDIDPTLDPEYAEFLRTQCTNPGVAVALDANSSASFDSHYFAGLRQNKGLLRSDAALLTDRRSSHIVRRFEKFPVFMTYFGNSMKKMGSIGVITREEDGGEIRKNCRVVNAN; this comes from the exons ATGAAGCCTAGCATAAATGTGGTGTTAGTTTCTCTTCTTCTGCTCATTGACGTTATTAGCGTTTGTCATGGCGGCGGTGGTGGCCGTGACGGTGGGCTGAGTCCGGTGTTCTATGACAAGAGTTGCCCTCAAATTGAAAGAATAGTGAGGAACATCACATGGAGCATGGTTGCAGAAAATTCTACCATGGCACCGAAGCTTCTAAGGATGCACTATCATGACTGTTTTGTTAGG GGATGTGATGCATCATTATTGCTAGATTCAATCAGCGGCAACCCGGCGGAGAAGGAAGCAATACAAAACAGTAATATTAGAGGTTATGAGGTTATTGATGAAATAAAAACCAGATTAGAAGAAAAGTGTCCCGGCATCGTCTCATGTGCTGATATTCTTGCCTTGGTAGCCAGAGATGCTGTCTCTTATCAA TTTGGAAGGCCCATGTGGCAGGTTTTAACCGGGAGAAAAGATGGAAAAGTCTCCCTTTCGTCAGAGGCTTCAATAAACTTACCCTCCGCAGGTGCAAATTTCACCACACTCTACCAGCAATTTATTGGTTTGGGGCTGAACATCATAGATCTTGTGGCTTTATCAG GAGCACATACAATTGGAGTGGCACATTGCGCGGTATTTCAAAGGAGACTGAACGTAACCGGAAAGGGTGACATAGACCCTACACTTGATCCAGAATACGCAGAGTTCTTGAGAACACAATGCACCAACCCGGGCGTCGCGGTGGCACTGGACGCCAACAGCTCAGCTTCCTTTGACAGCCATTACTTTGCGGGGTTGAGGCAAAACAAAGGCCTCTTGAGATCAGATGCTGCGCTGCTCACTGACCGGCGTTCGTCTCACATTGTAAGACGTTTTGAGAAGTTCCCTGTTTTCATGACCTACTTTGGGAATTCAATGAAGAAAATGGGTTCCATTGGAGTCATAACGCGAGAAGAGGATGGTGGAGAGATTAGAAAGAATTGCAGGGTTGTTAATGCTAATTAA
- the LOC137735890 gene encoding probable 1-deoxy-D-xylulose-5-phosphate synthase, chloroplastic, which produces MALCTFSFPADISKSAAPADVQKSLFSVGTSLPCPSQQKLNQVMKKRPSGICASLSERGEYHSQRPPTPILDTINYPIHMKNLSVKELKQLADELRSDVIFNVSKTGGHLGSSLGVVELTVALHYVFNAPQDRILWDVGHQSYPHKILTGRRDKMHTMRQTDGLAGFTKRFESEYDCFGTGHSSTTISAGLGMAVGRDLRGGNNHVVAVIGDGAMTAGQAYEAMNNAGYLDSDMIIILNDNKQVSLPTASLDGPIPPVGALSSALSRLQSNRPLRELREVAKGVTKQIGGSVHNLAAKVDEYARGMISGTGSSLFEELGLYYIGPVDGHNIDDLISILKEVKITKTTGPVLIHLITEKGRGYPYAEKAADKYHGVAKFDPATGKQFKASASTQSYTTYFAEALIAEAEADTDIVAIHAAMGGGTGLNLFLRRFPTRCFDVGIAEQHAVTFAAGLACEGLKPFCAIYSSFLQRAYDQVVHDVDLQKLPVRFAMDRAGLVGADGPTHSGSFDVTFMACLPNMVVMAPSDEAELFHMVATAAAIDDRPSCFRYPRGNGVGVELPLGNRGTPLEVGKGRILIEGERVALLGYGAAVQSCLAASSLVESHGLCLTVADARFCKPLDRALIRSLAKSHEFLITIEEGSIGGFGSHVAHFLALDGLLDGKLKWRPIVLPDRYIDHGSPADQLAEAGLTPSHIAATVFNMLGQTRKALEIVS; this is translated from the exons ATGGCTCTCTGCACATTCTCTTTTCCTGCAGATATCAGCAAATCAGCAGCACCTGCAGATGTTCAGAAATCCCTCTTCTCTGTGGGAACATCTCTGCCATGCCCATCTCAGCAGAAGCTCAATCAG GTGATGAAAAAAAGGCCAAGTGGGATTTGTGCATCACTGTCAGAGAGAGGGGAGTATCACTCACAGAGACCTCCCACTCCTATCTTGGACACCATCAACTATCCAATTCACATGAAAAATCTTTCTGTCAAG GAGCTTAAGCAACTAGCAGATGAGCTGAGGTCTGATGTGATCTTCAATGTTTCCAAAACTGGAGGACACCTGGGTTCAAGCCTTGGTGTTGTGGAGCTCACTGTGGCTCTTCACTATGTCTTCAATGCTCCTCAGGACAGAATCTTGTGGGATGTTGGCCATCAG TCTTACCCACACAAAATCTTGACTGGAAGGAGAGATAAGATGCACACCATGAGACAGACAGATGGGTTGGCCGGCTTCACTAAGCGCTTTGAGAGCGAGTACGATTGCTTTGGCACTGGTCACAGTTCTACCACTATCTCTGCAGGCTTGG GGATGGCAGTAGGGAGGGATCTAAGGGGAGGAAACAATCATGTAGTTGCTGTAATAGGTGATGGTGCCATGACAGCAGGACAAGCATATGAAGCCATGAACAATGCGGGGTACCTTGATTCTGACATGATTATTATCCTTAATGACAATAAACAGGTTTCTTTACCTACTGCTAGTCTCGACGGACCCATCCCGCCAGTAGGAGCTTTGAGTAGTGCTCTCAGTAGATTGCAATCAAACAGGCCACTCAGAGAATTAAGAGAGGTTGCCAAG GGAGTTACCAAACAAATTGGTGGCTCTGTGCATAATCTGGCAGCAAAAGTTGATGAGTATGCTCGAGGAATGATCAGTGGTACTGGTTCATCACTATTTGAAGAGCTTGGACTATATTATATAGGTCCAGTTGATGGTCACAACATAGATGATCTTATTTCCATTCTCAAAGAGGTTAAAATTACCAAAACAACGGGTCCTGTCCTGATCCACCTTATCACTGAGAAAGGCCGGGGATATCCGTATGCAGAAAAAGCGGCAGACAAGTACCATG GAGTGGCCAAGTTTGATCCTGCAACCGGAAAGCAATTCAAAGCCAGTGCTAGTACACAATCTTACACAACATACTTTGCAGAGGCTTTGATTGCTGAAGCTGAAGCGGACACAGATATTGTTGCGATCCATGCTGCAATGGGAGGTGGAACAGGGTTGAATCTCTTCCTTCGCCGTTTTCCAACAAGATGCTTTGATGTTGGAATAGCAGAACAGCATGCGGTTACTTTTGCTGCAGGTCTGGCCTGTGAAGGCCTAAAACCTTTCTGTGCAATTTACTCGTCTTTCTTGCAGAGAGCTTATGACCAG GTAGTACATGACGTAGATTTGCAAAAGCTTCCAGTTAGATTCGCTATGGACAGAGCTGGACTGGTCGGAGCTGATGGTCCTACGCATTCCGGGTCTTTTGATGTCACTTTCATGGCATGCCTGCCTAACATGGTAGTGATGGCCCCTTCTGATGAGGCCGAGCTTTTCCATATGGTAGCCACTGCTGCTGCCATAGATGACCGACCCAGTTGTTTCCGATACCCAAGAGGAAATGGGGTTGGTGTTGAGCTGCCACTAGGGAATAGAGGCACTCCTCTTGAG GTAGGAAAAGGAAGAATATTGATCGAAGGGGAAAGAGTTGCACTTTTGGGTTACGGAGCAGCAGTACAGAGCTGTTTGGCTGCCTCTTCTTTGGTGGAATCCCATGGTTTGTGCCTAACAGTTGCTGATGCACGATTTTGCAAACCACTGGACCGAGCTCTCATTCGAAGCCTTGCAAAGTCACATGAGTTTTTGATTACCATTGAAGAAGGATCCATCGGAGGGTTTGGTTCTCACGTTGCTCATTTCCTGGCCCTCGATGGCCTTCTTGATGGAAAACTCAAG TGGAGACCGATTGTTCTTCCTGACCGGTACATTGACCACGGTTCCCCTGCTGATCAATTGGCCGAGGCTGGACTCACCCCTTCTCACATTGCAGCAACAGTATTCAATATGCTTGGACAAACAAGAAAGGCCCTGGAGATAGTGTCATGA